One Aegilops tauschii subsp. strangulata cultivar AL8/78 chromosome 2, Aet v6.0, whole genome shotgun sequence genomic window, GAAGCCCGCCGGAGACAAGAAAGAGGGCGACAAGATGGACGGCGACAAGAAGCAGCAGGAGGCGAAGCCGGCCATGTCCGTGTACCCGCCCTACGGCTACGCGCACTACGGGtacccgccgccgcctccgccgcgctACGTCGTCCACAGCGCCGAGGAGGACCCCAACTCGTGCGTCATCTGCTGATCGCCGCCGGCGCCCACCCCCGTTCTACATTTCGTCGCCGTCCTGCCTGTCTTCCTCTGCTGCCGGTGGTTGGTGGGCGCTGCAGGGATCGACGGCGTCGTTTATACACTTAGATATACAGTACGTATGACCGTGTAATTACCGGTTGCATCGGCAGCTGCTGTTTGGCTTGTTTTTGGAACGGAGAGATGCAGTAGTAGCACATGCATCTGCTGATCAGTTTGTAGAGCGCATACACGAGAGTGAGAAGAACTATACAGATGTACGTACGTGCCACTTTTGACAGTATAATTCGATTTGAGAATATTAGTATATTACTGCCGAGCTGGTCTGAAAAGTACTTGTGTTTGTTCTCTCCTGACGGGAAAAGCGTTATCACAAAAATATCCGGCTGTGCTAAAACTCATGAGATTGTATTTTGTCATTAAATCGCAATTGATTCCAGTTCCTACGAGATGATTATGATAGGTATGCTATTGTGATGATTGCGGGTGGCTGAGATTCTCCCTGTTATTCGGGCTTGTAGATTTAATCTGTTTTAGGCCTAATATAGTGCCTCACTGTGATTTCGGAAACATAAACTCTATTTTCGTTTTCTATTTTGGGGTGGGAGTCGTTGTTGCTCTTAACGGATTTATTCACTAGACAGATGCTCATTTTAAAATTACGTGCAACATTAGGTTAAGAAATATAAGGGTGTCTCCATACAAGCTCCGGGGATGCTGTTTTTGCCCCTTTGAAAGTCTGGATTGCACCATAATTCTTGCCCGCATGAACCTTAAAGCACTGCTGAGCCTCAGTGAGTAGGAACATTCGAATAAATCGTTTTCATTTAGCCTGGCTCCAGAACCATCAGTGGCCCTCACATGCATGCCTTGGGAAGTAGGAGAGAAGAGACGAGACAACCATTACTCCCTACTCCTCTCCCGGCACCGCACAAAACCCCTCACACTCTTCTCCCCTCGCTGCACAAACCCCCCATTCACACTCCTCTCTTACTGGTCCTTCATTAGCACCGATGGTAATTGATGCTCACCCCGCCGTCAGACTTGTTACCACGCCGGCGACAACAACCAGGAGTAGTAGGTTGCCTCCTCGACAAAGGTGGAGCTCGCCCAAGCTGAATTGGCGAGGATGCCGAAGGCCCTTCCCCCCATGAGCGGTGACGCCTGCAATTACCTGCAGTCTCTCGAGATGCACCTACATGGCATGATTCACAACTTCTACATCAAAGCGCTTAAGTTGCTGCCCACACCCTCGGGCTCGTTCATGCGCAGCCGGACACTGCTACGGCTCCTGTGACCCTCTATCCAACATCATCCTCAACTCCATTTGGTACGACACCTGTGGCTCCTCTCTCCCACTTTCTGACCGCACCAAGTTTGCAGAGTACAATGACGTCCTGGACCCCTTAACTCTTGTCCGCCCAGTGGTTCGTTCCGTCGAGGGGCTTGTAAAGCTTGCTTTGCTCGCCGACCCCCAATCCTCAGTTGCTTGCGCTATGGAGAAACTCTGCAGTGCACGTTGTTGACATGTTATCATCAGCAAGAGAGAGGAACCACTTACACGAGGCGGCCATGGCTGCTGGACACCCGCTACCCCTTGAGCTGGGTGAACTGCACCGGCTGCTGCTGCTCATGCCCGATGAGCGAAGCAGTCTGCTCTCATTTATAACCGAGGCTCAAACCAGTGGTGGTGTGTTGAACATTGATGGCATGAGATCACGTATGTCGGCCATGTGGCTCAACAAATCCGAGGCTAAAACTAGTGGTACCGTGCAAGCTCCTCAGCTTTGTGAACATGCTTTGGGGGTGGTGTCAAGTAAGAGATCAGCATATGAGGGGTTCAGGAGCTGGTTACGTTCAGAGATTGAACAGGTGCTGCAGGATTACATGGAACGACATTTTTGGGTACGTAGGGGCATTAATTAAAGTTGTTTTCGATCATTAGGTGCCACGTGCGTATATTCGCTTTACCTTGTTCATTTGACCAACACTCTTGCTTGCTTGCTGTAGGGACCAAACTATAAACTTGATATTACCTTGGGTGTGGAGGAAAGCAGCGAAGGTCACTACCCCTTCATTCATACTACGCGCTACCACATTAACTTCTTGGCTACTTCTGATCCCAAGCTCCAGAGGACTCTATTTTTCGCTGAGTTGTGGGACTCACGTGAGCCAAAGCCAGAATTCTGCTGCCCTCTACCCTATGAATATGCGGGTAAGTCCcctcaaaaaatatatatatatatgcgggTAAGTCCCCTACTTTTCTGCTGCCGCATGACTAATTAGACCTTTCAGATCACTATACAGAGGTAGTACCTGATAGTACTTTCATCTGCTTCAGACTTGCTGTACCACACCTTTGTCATGCTTTCATGCACTAGccctattttttttattttttttgaattggCTTATTACCGTATATTGTGTCTCTTGCTGAATAAATAATCACTGCCATGTTTTATTTTGTTGTAATCATATATAATAGGCCGTTGCCACTATGGCGTGCATGCCGCGAGGAAGATCGTGTATCCAGATGACGCCAAGTACATCCCTGACGATATCACCCATGGTGGAACCGGCAGCGTGGATGGCATGCTAGAGATGGACCTCGTCTACTTCAGTTCCGAGTCGGACGTGGAACTCGCGCAGAAGCTCAACATGTTGCACAGTTACGCACGGGGCAACGTGGCGGACATGTACTAACAACATTTGAGTAGTTGTTTTGGCAAGTGAAGGCTCCAGTTTCCAAGGAACATCATAGGCGCTACTCTACATGAAACTGATGACAATCTGTAATTGGCTTGGCCTGATTGACAAGTCATAGCAGTAGTAGCAGCAGTGCTAGCTAATGATAACCATATGAGTAGAACATCAGTCAGTGCACCTCAGGTCAGATCATATGCCTGAATGTTGAGTGTACACTCTGCTTTGTGTATGTTGTCATGCTCAGTTTTTATCACCATAATTATGATCAAATTTCACTAATAATAACCAAATTGTACTCCTGATACCATTGTTCGCTAGCTGACCAGCCCGGCCGGACAAGTGGCCACTGCAGCGGCAATCGCACCGTGCAGATTCCCGGCCGTCCCCCGGCGCCACCGGCCTTGTCCCGCGTCATCCGTCCCGTCCAGAATCCCGGCTCGCCAGCCCTCCACGCGCACACGGCTCTCCTTCCCCACCGAGCGCAACAGCAGCCAGCTATACCGCCGGAACAAAAGCCACCAATCGAGCCAAAAGGCAGAAATGAAGATTCCACGGTAAAATCTCAGAGCTTTTAGCTTTTCCTGATTACGCACTACAACACCGTGCGGTTGCACGCCTCACTGTTATATCTGGTTAATTAAAAACTCCACTCGATGATATATACTTACTTCGTTCACGAGTCCTAACATCCGATCACGACCTAATGCATTGTTAATTAACTGCGGGTCGTAATGACGAAAAACTTATTCCATCCCCACTGCAATAATAGCACGTCATGCATGATCCACGAGCACATTTTAATTCTAATTCGTTCCTGCCTACTACGTTCCGGAACCTATCTGCAGGGCGATTGGTCGACCCAACATTATTAACAGCAAATGTAGCTATCGGTGTGGTGTGGTGTGGGTGGATGGACTCCTGCCGTTCCGTTCCCGTACACCGCATGGACCGTTGACGCATCCGTCACAAGTTCATCATGATTTTCCTTCCAGCACTATCCAGCGAATTGTTTAATCCGTTTCACGACGGAAGATTGTGAAAGCTGAACGGTTTAGTGGACGATGTAATTAATTAGCACGCACATTTTTTTTATGGAGATCCTTTGCTCTCAAGGTTTCGATTGATCCATGTTTGTGTTGAGCGACAGCAATGCACTGCAATGCCACATCGGTCCATGGAAGCAAAAGGGTATCTACCCTGCCTACATACATGATACCACATCTACCTATCTTCGCACCGGTCGGTGATCATATTCAAGGTCACACCCCTCAGCGTTATATCGACCGAAATTTAAAATCGCTACAAGATATACTAGTTCatcctttttgaaaaaaaaatagtAGTTCATTCGCGGGTCCTAACACCTGATTATGACCCCGATGCATTGTTAACTGCATGTAACAAAAGTTCACCTACACTGCAACTGCACGTCATCCATCAACACCTTTTGATTAGTTATTAATCAGGCCGAACGCAGGTTTGGGCCATGTAAAAACATAGGAAGAAAGCGGGGAAGGGGAGGGAGCGAGCAAGGGGAGAAAAAGCTAAGGGATGAGGAGGTCACGGTCGGGCGCAGGAGCTCCTTGCGGCAACCGGAGGCGGCCATGACAAGCAGCTAGACTCACGTGGTTCAAGGCCAAGGCGTCAGTCACCCACGCTAGAGTATGTCCCCTGCAGGGATGCAATTGGTTGCAAGGCACAACGGCGCCTCCCCCTCCACGCTCTGGCTCCTCATGCAGCGTCGCGTCGGCCTTAGGCATCCGCAACTGCTCGTCCCCCCTCTATTCCCAGCCTCCTCACGCACCCTTTAGCTCCGCCTCCTCCCGGGGATGGGGATGGGTGTGTCAGCCACCACCGCAGCACTGGGAGAGCTAGCCCGAGCCACGTCAGTGAATCATCTACGACAACCACTCGGAGCAGCGAGGTCGTAGATTTGGTATCGGGAACAAGAGAGGAGTGGGGGAGAAAAGATGCTCCCGGTTTGTGCCGTTCGTGAATGTAGCGAATGTGTGCACAAAATGAGGTGGCGACCACCCCTTGCTCTAAGATCCGTGCACTACGTCCGACGGCACAGAAGGCGTTTGCTGGGAAGTCCTAGAAAACTGAAGTTGGCAAGCTATAATAATTTCCCATTTTAAGCCCCACTTGACATATAGCTTGTTCACGAGCCCTAACATCTCATTAGGACCAAATAAATTGTTAACCACAGATCTTAAACCTTTTTCATTTGTTATTAATTCAGTTTGATTGGTCGTCCCTCCATTATTTATGCATGATAATTTAGATTAGCTAAGCTGGCTAATGGATCAGTGTGTGGATGGACTCCTGCTTTGTGCTCGCACCTCATTGACCATTGACGCATGCGTGCCTTCCATTATTGTATGATGATAATCTCGCCCACCGTGATTTCGATCTGGAGGCAAAGAAGGGACGGTTCGGACTCCAAAGTTGATCGAGATGCGCTGGATGGAGCAAGATCAAGTCATAGATTCGTGGTACCTGGCAGCCTTTTGGACGGACGGCGATCCTGCTGCTCTGTTTTCTTCCTCCCTTTCGTGGGAGGCCGACGCCGAGAGCGACTGAGCGAGTGTCGTGGACGAAGGACACGCACACACGCGGCGATACTCCTTTTCCGGCCGGCCGGCGACCCCGCGACGGTTATCGTCTACGGGGTACGCATGCTCCCGATTGTGCTCACGGAGTGTTACTGTCGCCAAAATTTCCACGGCAGCGTACCCGACCGAGGGTCGGTCTGGTTGCCGGAGGATAGGCCGTCAGCATCCCGCCCGAGGAAAGGCGCCCCTGTTGGTCCATATATGCGCTTATCGTGAGTACGTCAGTTGAAAGGGATGGTTTGGACTCCAAGATGTCGTCGCGCATCGTACGCATCGCATGCATTATTCGCTGGACTCGTCACCGACACGGGCCAAAGCGAGACGCGCCTATAGTAAGGTTTCCTTTTTTTTTGCGAGATGCATATACATTTATTTATGCTTATTTATAATAAAATAAGAAAACGGTCGATCCGGCTATCTGTGCTGCGAGATCGCTATCGATCGCTAGCTAGTTAGTTGCTTGAGCCAGTTACTTACCGTAGGCAGTGTAGGTTTTAGCTTGTCTTGCACGGCCGCTCACTAGTGGCCAAGGGGAACCAGCCAGCTAGAAGCGTTCCATTCCATGACGTAGCATCGTCTAAGTATTCGAAAACAGTCGCAGTCCTGCCTTTCGCCATGGCTGGCGGCAGGAGCGACGATGGATTACGTGCCAGCCATCTCCTCCTCTGTCCGTCGCTGTAGTAGCAACGATGATCAGCCAAGGCCGGGCACTATTTGGCAAAAGCTAGCTGCACTACGCTCCAATCCTCGCAGCTGACTGACGCCCGGCCGGACGTGCACGCACTACGAGTGAACATGTCTCGGCAAGGTCGTCCCGGCCCGACCGGCCCCGTCGCGCGTCATCCGTCCCATCCCGAGTCCGACTCACACACCGGCCTCCACGCGCCCACGGCTCTCCTCCACACCAATCGCAACCAACAGCAGCAGCGAAAGCGACCGATCGATCGAGccgaaaggaaaaaaaaatctCAAATCCACCTTTACTACAACACCGTGTGCGGTTACCCACGCGATCACTTGACATATATATTTGTTCGTTCACCAGCCCTAACACCTGATTACGACCTAATGCCTTGTTAACCAATAACCACGGGTCGTAGTAGTAACAAAAACATATTCCATCCCCACTGCAATAACAGTCACCAGTTCACCAAGAATTTTCCTCTAACCATTTTCTATGGGTTATTTTATCCATTTCTCGCGGGAGGAACGATGGAATTAATAAGCACGCTTCCATTCCATAGCGACACGACGTCTCGCCCTGCTACTACTACACCTTTCTGACCGAGGTGACCTGCGATGATCGAGCTTCGTCTCTTCAAATGTGGAAAAAGGGTTGCGAGCTTTTGGACTGATTTTCTTCTGTGGCGACCCAAAGGCAGGCAGGCAACGGTGTATGCCCCAACGACCCAAGTTTCAAGAGGAGGCCACGCTGATTATTCCCCTGACTGATTACTGATGCACATGCGACCAAACCGTTAGTTAGCCGTGCATCCGATTCCCCAGCAGACTCTGAAGCGGGTACGATCATTCGTATACTGTTTAAGTTATGTACTACCTCCCTCTTACTAATTCCAGGCCGTACATTTTTTTTGGTCGTTCCGGGCCGTACATGGTCGACGGTTGACCGGCGGTGGGCGCAGAACTGGACCGACCGTCTGCGCTCGCCGTAGCAAAGACGATGATGATGAGGCCCGGGTGTATTGGGATCGAATCGAATCCCAGAATTGGCAAAAAAGCCAGCGACAGCACTGCACTACACTCCAACCCCAGATCGGTCCATGGATCTCCATAGCTCCAAAGTCGGTCGTCCAGTCAATGCCCGCTAGCAGTTGCTCACCCCCGCCCACCATGTGCCCGTTCATACGATCACGAGAGAGACGACTCGCCAAGGTCGTCGTCCCGGCCACTGGCCACCGCGCGCGGCCATCCCCCGTCCATTGTCAATAGCAAGTGGCCCGTCAATGAGCTATCAGTCTGTGCGTCTACGTGGGCTGCCGGTTTGTTCGGGCACCGCATGGACCGTTGACCGGTTGACGCATGCACATGCATCATGCTAATCCCCTTCCATTATTCTGCAAACCCTGATTTCTCTAGGCAGCGAACGGACAGCTCGGGCTTATCTAGCCGCCAAGGGGAACCACGAACCTGCTAGAAGCGTTCCATGTCCTCAGTATTCAAGTTTCAACAACAGTCACAGTAGTTACGTACTAACCATGTCCTCAGTCGCTGTAGTAGCAATGATGGTCCGGCCGGTGTTGGCAAGAGCCAGCGACAGTCGACAGAGCGCTACACTCCAACTCCAATGGTCGATGCTTGAAACAAGAAACTCCAAGCGTCGACACGACTCGGCATGGTCGTCCGGCCGGTGGCCACTGTAGCGGCAAGCCAATAGCGCCCAGCAGATTTGCGGCCGTCCCCCGTCGCCGTCGCGCGTCATCTCGGGAGACCTCCACGCGCGCACGGCTCTTCTCCTTCCCCACCAAGCGCGCAACAGCAGCCAGATGTAGCGGCCGAGCAAAAGCGATGGATGGATGCAACCGAAAGGGCAATTTTTTTTCTCAAATCCACCTTTATTACTGACCATAAAATCTCCGAGCTTTCAGTTTTTCCGGACTGATTACGCACTGCAGCACAGCCCATACTCCAGTGCTCACATGAAAGAAAGGGACGCATGCATGCACATTTTATTTCGCTTTCGTCCGGTTTTGCATACATAGAGTTGGGCATTTATTTATTTATCTAAAAATAGTCATAAACAAATTATCTTGCTCCAGGAGAAATTGTAAAGAAACTAGATAGGTTGATTAGTTCAGTACAGTTTTTTATTTCATAGAAACCCCCGTAGCTAGAAAGGCGCAGGCCATTCTTCTAGTTTTAAAACGAGTCCCCACATGAATGATGTACTTCGTTCACGAGCCCTAACATCTGATTATGGCCTAATGCATTATTAACTGCGGGTTGTGATAACAATATTCCATCCCCACTGCATTAGTAGCACGTCATCCATGATCCATGAGCCCACATTTTAATTAGTTCTTGCCTACTACGTTTTCCGGGACTAAGCATAACATTGCTAACAACAAATGTAGCCGTTCGCGCACCGCATGGACCCGTTGACGCATCCGTCACCAGTTCACCTCAAACCCATACTCTGGTCACCAGTCCGCATGTACTCTGGTCTGTATCGTTGAATGATAATGATTTCATCtttggtgagccaccttggaggtctgctgcatatcagcgatggagccgctTCGAGCTCGGGTGAGGAGGTGATCCATCATTTTTTTCCTTTGGTTGCTGCTGTGGTCAGAGATAGGTGACATTGGTGTCAGGCTCAAACAATTCTTCGATCTTGATTGTAATTTCCTCTTTTGGCTGGCGTTCCTTTGTGCAAGGGCCAGCATTCTACTGTCTTTTAGGTTTGTTAGGTCGGCGTTTACGTGACATGTACTATGATCTTTGATCTTTATGATATAAATGAGACACATACTACCATAAAAAAACAATGTCGGACCCGAACACACCGAGCCagataagagcatctacagctggACTTAGCAAATATGTCCACCCAAATGCCCGCGGACGCGCCCGAGCACTTCCGCGTGCACTGACCGGTCACGCCTCAAATTTCCTTATCACGACCATACAAAGTCATGCAACGTAAACGTGAATGATGCAACACATATCACCCGGTTACTACATCTGGACATGCCATCGGACTACCAATTTTTGGCATGTTCTACTACATACTGGCTATGGAGAAGATTATCCACGACTGTCTTTGCCCTTCCGAGCGCCATTGCCGTCCTTCTCGCAGAAGTAGCGGTCGAAAACGCAGTATGGATCAAGCCGGATCTGCTTATCGTCAGAGTTGTTTGacctgtcgctgtcctcctcctccttgggGGGCAGTCCGATCATCGCACTGACCATCCGATTCTGCTCTAGGATGAGGGCGCGCGTGTTTCTCTGCTGCCGCTTCTTTACGATGCGGACGCAGATGGCTTCCTCCTCTGCGGCAGCACGCGCCGCCGCATCCGCTGCCTTGCCGCCTCCATGTCGGCAGCGAGGCGGGCCTCGACAACCCTCATCCTCTTCTTTCCATGGCGGGCACACCGGTCCAGGTAGCACTCATACTTCGATGGATCGGTGGTAGGGAAAGGGAGATCAGAAAGCTCCCGGAGGATCGCGATGATCCAATCCCAAAGGATCTGAGCGCCCGATGCACCTACACAATGGACTCGCCCCGGGCAGACCCCGCCGTCGGTCAGGCGCAGTCCTCCCGAGAGCAGTGGGCGGAGGGCACTGCGGATAGCCATTGCATCCTCCAACTTCCATAGGACGGCACCCCAGTTGACGGATTCGGACTGGCCATTCAGATCCGATGTCCGCCATGCCAGGGAAGCCGGAGATCGTTGGACGGGATTTTGGGGGCGGAATGAAGTGGAGTGGACTAAAGTGAAGTGGCTAGCGTTTGGTCCGTGGAGCGGATGAGGACGATTATAGTCGGGTGGGCCAGCGTAGGCCGATCCAACGTGGCGGACGCGCCCTGATGCACCCGGTCAGCCCGGACGTTTCGGACCGGTTTAAGAGTTCATCTGGGTTGGTTTCGTTTAATCAGTCACTGATCGGGCGTCCGTGCAAACATTTGAGAAGGGTTGGAAGCGCGCGGCAGTAGATGGATGCTCTAACGAAGGCGCCAAATCGATCCTTATGATTAAGTCTTGCCGCCGTGCGGTTATCCAACGGCGTTTGTTTTTTCAGCATAATAATCCACCGGTGTTTGATACCACGCGATTCAGACCGCGGGCGAGCTTCGTCGCGGCTTCCTTGGCCCCGACGTAAACGCGAACGCCGGGCCTTGCTTTCGCCCCTGCCTGGCCGCCTATAAAACCAGTGGCCGGCCACTCCCTTGCCGCCCAGATATACTACTACTATCACACACCATTTGTCCGTCGTCAGTAGCCACAGAATCCATCGCCAGagaccagagagagagagagagtacacTCCATACGCCGGCCGTTCCATTTCGCTCCGCCCTCCCGCCTTGTCCCGCTGCTGAGTTTGCCGAGAGCAACTCGCCGCAGTTGAAGCACCCTCCCGGGTCGCTCGCCGCCATGAAGGTGCGTGATTACCTGCTGTCGATCGATCGAGCTGGGGGTTGATTTGGGTTCCCTTTTGCGGCTCTTGCTTTTGCTCCTGCGGTTTGCTGATTTGTTTTCTGTTGTGTGACGACCGCAGAAGGTTGTGGTGAAGCTGGCCGTGAACGACGACAGGCACAAGGCCAAGGCGCTCAAGGCCGTCTCCGGTCTCCACGGTACGAGCTCATCTCTCATCCCCGTTTCCTCTTGCTCTGCTTCGTCGCACGGAAGTAATTATGGGCGGAATTGAAGGCCGGAATCCTCATCCGTACCTGAATTTGGACCGCCTCAGGCATCGACCAGCTTGGCGTGGACATGAAGGAGCAGAAGATGACCGTCGTGGGCACCGTCgaccccgtcgccgtcgtcgccaaGCTGCGCAAGCTCTTCCCCGGCGCGCAGATCGTCTCCGTCGGCCCAGccaaggaggagaagaaggacgACAAGAAAGACGACAAGAAGGACGGCGGCGGGGACAAGAAGGCCGGTGGAGACAAGAAAGAGGGCGACAAGAAGGATGGCGGCGACAAGAAAGACGGAGACAAGAAGGACGGCGGCGACAAGAAGCCGGCCGTGCCGGTGTGCCCGCCCTACTGGTACCCGATGCCGCCGCAGCCGCGCTACATCGTCCACAGCGCCGAGGAGGACCCCAACTCGTGCGTCATCTGCTGATCGACgcccacgcgccgccgccgccgcccatctTCCCCTGTACATTTCGTCGCTGTCCTGCCTGTCttcctctgccgcc contains:
- the LOC109753566 gene encoding heavy metal-associated isoprenylated plant protein 39, translated to MKKVVVKLAVNDDRHKAKALKAVSGLHGIDQLGVDMKEQKMTVVGTVDPVAVVAKLRKLFPGAQIVSVGPAKEEKKDDKKDDKKDGGGDKKAGGDKKEGDKKDGGDKKDGDKKDGGDKKPAVPVCPPYWYPMPPQPRYIVHSAEEDPNSCVIC